The genomic interval ACCTTGATGGCACGGATCTCTCCGACCAGTTTTTTAGGAATGACCACGCTCACTACCGTAGTCTGATCCTTAAGGGGTTCCGTTACGGTATATATCTCTCCCTCGGAGACCTCTTCGCCTGTCCTGTTCAGGCACTTTACCTTCTGTCCCTTCGCAGGCTTCGGCTCAAGTTCGTACGGAAGCTTGATGACCGCTTCGTCCGCTCCGTAGGTAAGGTCCACCACAAAGCAGGCAAGTCCGGGGCATTTCGCTACGCAGAGACCGCAGCCCGTGCATTTCTCATAGTCTATCGACGGGACGTCGTTGATGTCCGCGAACGGCTTGACCGCTCCCGTAGGGCAGCTGGTCGCACAGGGGTTGCAGGGGATGCGCTGCGGACATTCTATTACTACATATCCGCCCTTTTTCTTCTCCCACGCTTCCTGCGGGGGAAGGATGGCCCCGGGCCTGTTCTCTACAAGGACTCCGCTGCAGAATAGTTTCTCTTTGTCATTGC from Synergistaceae bacterium DZ-S4 carries:
- a CDS encoding 4Fe-4S dicluster domain-containing protein, producing the protein MGCTCNSNDKEKLFCSGVLVENRPGAILPPQEAWEKKKGGYVVIECPQRIPCNPCATSCPTGAVKPFADINDVPSIDYEKCTGCGLCVAKCPGLACFVVDLTYGADEAVIKLPYELEPKPAKGQKVKCLNRTGEEVSEGEIYTVTEPLKDQTTVVSVVIPKKLVGEIRAIKVVC